The following coding sequences lie in one Myxococcales bacterium genomic window:
- a CDS encoding acyltransferase: MRIAAIQLTPEFGRVAENRRRAGELVRRARADLAVLPEVAFTGYVFHSREELARLAEPLDGETAAWMIELAAATGTLLCYGFPERLGDLFFNSAALVGPNGMLAVYRKIHLFMDELGLFTPGREPFSVHEINGVRLGMMVCFDWYFPESARSLALQGAQILLHPANLVLPFCQNAMVTRSLENRVFTVTANRGGAELRQGKEMRFTGCSQITRPDGSFERLPDDADSILLAEIDPRQANDKNITISNHLLKDRRPELYFLDRGNSRFGD, from the coding sequence ATGCGAATCGCGGCGATCCAACTGACTCCCGAATTCGGCCGGGTGGCGGAAAACCGCCGGCGGGCCGGCGAACTGGTGCGCCGGGCTCGCGCCGATCTGGCGGTCCTGCCCGAGGTCGCTTTCACCGGTTACGTTTTTCATTCCCGCGAGGAACTGGCCCGCCTGGCCGAGCCGCTCGACGGCGAAACCGCCGCCTGGATGATCGAACTGGCCGCCGCCACCGGCACGCTGTTGTGCTACGGCTTCCCCGAGCGCCTGGGCGATCTGTTTTTCAACTCGGCGGCTCTCGTCGGACCGAACGGGATGCTCGCGGTCTATCGCAAAATCCACCTCTTCATGGATGAATTGGGGCTGTTCACCCCCGGCCGGGAGCCGTTTTCCGTGCATGAAATCAACGGCGTCCGCCTGGGCATGATGGTCTGTTTCGATTGGTATTTTCCGGAATCGGCGCGCAGTCTGGCCTTGCAGGGCGCCCAAATTCTGCTGCACCCGGCCAACCTGGTCCTGCCGTTTTGTCAGAATGCCATGGTAACTCGCAGTCTCGAAAACCGCGTCTTCACCGTCACCGCCAACCGCGGCGGCGCGGAATTGCGACAAGGCAAGGAAATGCGCTTTACCGGTTGCAGTCAGATCACCCGGCCGGACGGATCTTTCGAACGCCTGCCGGATGACGCCGATTCCATCCTGCTCGCCGAGATCGATCCCCGGCAGGCAAACGACAAAAACATCA